The DNA window ATCAAAATCACCGCACCAGTGCCCAGCCCCTGCAGAAACCACCACCATCAGCGGCCAAAATCTCAAACACAAACAGCCACCACGGATGATCGCAACTCCTCGACTCACGATGATGAGCGCGGTGATGGACTCGTTCATCCATCGGCTCTCCTCGAGGAGGTGGCCGACGACGATGCAGACGCAGATGAGCGCCACGAACAGCCCCACCGCCGCGATCGATCCGTAGTCCGCCGGCGGCTCGCCCAGCCCCATCCCCAACCCGACCTCCATcactccacctcctcctccgccgcttcCAACCCAAAACCCAATCTTTCTCCCCGATGCTTGCCTTCCAAGAAATCACCACCGCTCGCACGCAACCCACACCCGAAAAGTCCAAATTTGACCCGGAATCTTCCACGAGATAGTGACGAAGGCGGCGGAATTGGGAGGGAAAAAATAACTTCGCGTTTGTGCTCAACACTGCACAATAAGCTACTCGCCCACAAAAGCAGAAGAACAAATCGGCGGTAAACGATGAACTGCAAGATTCGGGTGGGGGTGGAGATTCCCGAAGAACGGTGGGAGCGAAAAGAATTGGGGATTTAATCGGTGGCGGGAGACGAACCCCAGCTCCTTGGGGTTGAAGCAAGAAGAGGAATTCGAAGAGAATTTATACTGCCGGAGAAGAATTTATCCTCTCCTTCTCGTTTCCACATAAAAACTCGATCTTTTTTGTTGCACGcgaagagagggaggagaagagaagggaTCTGGTGCGGCTGGCCCACTGCCAGTCGGACAGGGACGTGGGCCCGCGCGTGGGCCACGTGGCGTGCTCCCTGTCGATGTGGGCCCAGGTTCGCGTGtaggcccacatgtcaacCTTTGCGTCGAACACTGTAGTCCCTTCTGTTtgatcccaaaataaactcatttttcagtttttttaatataatgttttgactatttatattatttgaatttttttgcaattaatattttttattcttattagatgataaaatatgaataatattttatgcgtgactattttttaagttttttataaattaaataagacgagtggtcagacatggaaaaacaaaaaataaaattattatagtacAGAAGTAGTATTATGTTTATGGCTTCTCTGTGGATTTGGTTGGGCGAATTAGATCTGAATCTGGGAGATGAAAGCGAGAGATTTGGATGCAATTTGGTGTAAATCTCGGTGCGCCCTGAGATCCAGGGAATATGCAGTATGTACTTGTCGAGCGTCTCACTGTCAGAATCTCTAGACACTGATTTCTTTGGACTATGATTGATGACTGATTGTTCTTTGAAACCATCTGGGTTGGATTATGGAGTGATGAATCCGTCCATGAACTTCGCTGCGGTTCTTCAGTTGCTAGATTCTGCATTGGCATGTTCTGCAAATTGTTGCAGTCGAAGATAGTACAGCAGATTTGTCTAAACTCTGAACTTCCCTTCATCATATTCTGGAGCTGATGGACAATCTCAGATGCCTCAGTAGCAGGTAATTGTCATTGGTTGGGATCACTCAAGAGAAAGTAGGGGCAGGTTATAATTAATATgacaagctgctgctgctgttgctgttgcctGCAGGAAACTTGAATGGCCATCATTTTGGGATCAATCAAGGAGGAtggatgcatcatgcatgtttCCTTATGCCATAGATATTTTGTATCTCTGTATGTGAGAAAAAGGAAGATATTTGTGGCACTATTAGCTGAAAAGGACTAGATAGTTTTGATTGTGTCTCTGCTTTTTCTCTGTTCTCTCAGCATGATGCTTCAGGGTTTAGGCTACTGCTGTTGTAGGGTTGCTTTTACCATAGCTCATAGCAACTTAAGAATTACACTTAGGCTATGTTTAGatagcaaaaatttttggaggaagggtcacatcgaacgtttgactggatgtcggaagaagttttcggacattaatgaaaaaacgaatttcgcAGCTcggctgaaaaccgcgagacgaatttttcaagcctaattaagccgtcattagcgcatgttggttactgtagcacttatagctaatcatgaagtaattaggctcaaaagattcgtcttaagatttttcccataactgtgtaattagtttttcatttctttcatatttaatgctccatttaaatgtccaaaaattcgatgtgatgtttttggagaaactttttgggaactaaacaaggccttataaAGCTAGATTTTTTTCGATGCTGAATTTACATGTCCCCATGGCATAAAGATGACTTCCATGATAAGCAAAGGAAATGTGTTAACAAAATTTAGTGATTCCACATTCTTAAGTCACCTAGGTTAAATGCGAATAATATTCTTGGGCGGCCATAATATACTTATTGCATACATGTTACATGCATACTATTGTGCTCAACATTCAGAATGGTTTCTGGAGATAGCTTCATACTTTTCCAAGTACGTTTGTCAAGTGCCTACAACAAATATTCTAGAACAACTACATGCAGCCAAGTTTTCAGGAAGGAAATAGTAAGAAAAAATGGTTAGACAAGCAGATGCAACAAAACTTGTAGTCCTTTTCAGAATATTCAGATCTGAACCAAAAATTAGGTTGAGTTCTCAGTATAGGAGAATAGGTTTATAATTTAGAGAAAGAAAACTAGCatggctttttttttgtattcaGTTGGTGTAACTAAATTTCAAGTGAACTACAGTATTAAGACATCATCCTAGCTGTTCGGGATATAACATCATTCGCAGACTTGCATCTGGAACTTTGCTACCACTCTATTATACCTCTATTAGAATCTTGCTGCAGTGAGAGAAAGAAACATGATCTGCGTTATCAGGACAAAGGGATAAGGGACATTTAAAAAAGTCTCTCTTGCCAAATGATATCAGGGGACAAAACAATGCTAATGAAAGTGGCCTGGGTTATATGCTTTTGTGTAGTAATATTAATTCTAAACTTCAAGTTTTTCTGGGCTCTGAAAGTTAAACATACAGTTCAACTGAATGATTGTGCATGCTGCTATCTGCTAATGTTGTGTAATGTTCTATTAACAAGTTGAACTTTAGTGGTCAAAAAAAGGGGAAAGAAAACTTGTTAATGAACAGAACTGTTCATTACCAGGATGGGTATTGGGTATGACTTggaaactctaaatataaggtCATGTTGCTCCCTTGTTTCTTAAATTCAAACTTGTTACCATATGTTCCATTTTACCTCATTTCATCTGCTTATGGCAGTTTTTTAACTCTTTATTTCAATCTCAGAAACTTGAAGTTACTTATCGAAAATATAGCTCTATGCTAATATACTATACACCAAGATACTGGCAAGAAAATTTCAGATATGATCTCCTGACTATGCCTTTCATGAAGAAATACAAAATTCTATTTTCTTACAGCAGCCATGTACATGTGATTCAACATTTTCTAATTTAAAGAGAGCGAATGCAAGGATTCTTCTTGGTATGTAGATCTTTTTGTATATCAAAATGATGAAAGTAACACCATAATACCTTATTAGTTTtactatgtatattttttttctgatgtcAAATTACAAAGTCATATAGCAATCAAAAGCATCAGTTAAATCCATTACAGTACTACTAAATATGACCCCCACATTCTTCTGCCCTTCCATTCCAAACCAAAAACAAGCAAAGGAAGGGCCTGAAATACTTACAGGTTAAGAACTACGTCGTTAAAAAACAAGCCATCAAACACGCCCAATACAGACAAAACTTTCATAAATAAACATTTCACCACTAACCAGggtgttaaaaaaacataactgTTCAATCAGTATATATGTAAGATTATGTTAGGCTAGACATCCTTCTCCTGTGCTGATGCAAAGGAGCTCTCTGACCTGGTCTGGAACTGAAGCTTTCCCTCCGTTGAGGCGCCGACGCTGCCGTCGAATCAATGCTGTTGGTACTCATGTTTATTTGATCAGATTTAACTAGCAAACATTTCATCTTAGGCATACTAGATGAGAATGCCACTGACTTAGCCTTGGCTGCATTCTTGCAACTTGAGTAGCTGAAGGACTGGCTCCCACTGAGCTCAGCTGGGTACCTGATCACTGATTTTGTCAGCCTTGGTTTAGTAGCAGAGTGGCTTGCTGAACTATGTCTTTGCCTGCTGCAAACTGTTGAGGACATGAAGTGAGGAACTGATCCATGACCATGAGACACCCTGCTCTTTGTCTTCTCAGTTGCCTGAGGGCTCTCTGCAGAATCTATGTGTCCTAGTACCACTAGTGTGCTTCTTGGTGACCCTTTCTCGTCGCTGAGAGCCTGACAGGCAGATGATGAgagcttcttcctctcttcaaGTGAGATTTCAGCTTTCCTTATATGCTCATTGAGATCCTTGAGTTCTTGCTCGGCGTCGTGTATCTCCTTATCAAGCTCTGCGATCTGTTTCTGCTTAAGCTTCTTTATGtcctaaaatcataaaaagatGCATTTCTACATATCAGGAGAAACATTTCCTCATGATCACAGAATCTCGTTAAATATTGATACTTACTTCTGAAAGCTCTTTGCTGGACTCGATTGACCTTGCTCTTTTGGCAAAGCTCAGTGAGCAGACTGTTTCACCAATATCATCATCAGAAGGGCTGATGTGTACTACCATCAGAACTTTTGAACCGTCACCTGTTATTTAGAAATTCAACAATGTTAAGTGTTATTCAAATGAACTTTAGATGCTTCAAATTATTCAGAAAAAATATCCTTACCAAGAGAATCACTTAGAATCTGGGTAAGCTTGCTGTttctacaaaatataaaaaataataatgtaacAAAGTACTGAAACCATAAATGTAATTTAAACTCAGAACTTATTTGACAAAGTGACTGAATACTTGAGTTGTTTACCTGTAAGGAACATGGCTTCTCTTTCTCCTAAGTGCAGCAATGACATCACCAAGGGCTGACAGAGAGAGGTTTATGGCCTTACCCTCATCCATTGTCAACCCGGATGCACCGGTCTTTAGCAACCGCTCGCTTCCACCGAGATCGACAAGCCATAGCTTGCTGACTTCTTCAGTGGCACCTCCACTTCTCTTTATGGTAATTCTTGTCAAGCTACACACAAACAGAGCTAAGGCACATAAAATTGGGTACTGTCCAAGTTACCATACTGCACTAACTGAAAATTTGTAATTGACCAGCTCATCAACCCACCAGTGTGATCGGCTCGAAACATCGTTCACATTTGTCCAAGATGTCGACCGTGCTCGCCGTCCTCTGCAGTACCACTGGTTGGCCTTCTTGAGGTCTTGTATTGCAACATCTGTAAGCCCCTCAACTTCTACAGCACCACTTTTAGTTGATAGTATGCTGataattctgaaaaaaaaatacaataaaaacatGAATACATTTTCCAGTTCAgtaatttcgatttatattgGTCAGTAATTTACAGATCAATTTGTAATCTTACGATGCCGTGTTGAATTCTGAGGATCTGAAGAGAGGTTGCCTTGGAGCCAACAAGTCCTTGACAGTCCCCATGTAGACCTCAAGCATGCTTATGAAGAAACAATACGTGGCTGAACTGTCTTGAGAAGCATGAGAAAACAATTCTTTAATCGCTCTAGGCACGATACCAAGCTTGCCACTAGTTCCTTCCTGCAAAAAGTTTCCAGTAAGATGAAATACAGATTTGATTTCTCTTGAATTTGTATTTCCAATATGGCCTGAACTGCATCAGCGTACCATTGTATATGTCTTTCCTGTCCCAGTTTGACCATAAGCAAGAATGCAGACATTGTGCCCATCAAGTGCAGATCTGAGAATTGGCTTCACTTCTTGGAAAACATCCTCTGAGTTATCAACAAGAACTCTAACCAATTACATctaagaagaagagaaaatgacTGGCTCGAGTAAACAAGAGCAGTGTGCAGTGACAAGCTAGTAAGAGCAAGCTACCTTGCGTTGACTCCTCATCAAACACCCTGTCAACACTGAACTCTTTCTTGATCCCCACTGATCGAACTACAATCTTCTCGTTTTCGACTGTAACTGGTGATTTGGTCGAGAATTTGTTGGTCGAAATCGATGGTCGGACCCGGCAGAACACCCTGATACTTCCTGAATTTTTAGACAAACTGAGTTCCTTGGACATGCACATGCAAGAAGTAGTTCTACGCACTACGCAGTGAACAAGACCAAATGCAATCTAGTATCATGGACATTGGACAGTACCTTTCAGGTCTATGAGCTTGTCCAGTGCCTCTTGCCTTCTGTGGTCAAGATGTCTCTGCCTTGATCGTAGATCAGAAATCTCCActgaaacaaaatcaaatcaaagaaTTATATCACTATTTGTCGCAAATTCCCTGTGCACCGACACATGTACTGAAATACTGAAGAAAGTGATGTCTGTGCAAACCTTGCAGAGCTGAAATGTCCTTTTCATGGTTGAGCATGATTCCTCCATTGGGGAGCTCCAAGCTCAAGTTCTCCAGTGGAACAATCACATGACCCTCCATTGCCTCCTTCTCCATCCAAAGAAACTAAGAGATTTTGTTCTTCACAGGAGATGATTCAAGCAGAAGAAGCCTCCCAACCTGCCTATGCAGAGCTTCATCTGCCTTTTCTCCCCCACAAAAGCTGAAAAGGACTCCAATTATCAGCTTGGGCTGTGAAGTGGAATCTCAAACAACTCACATCAAGAAAGAATGATCACGGCTGAAGGAATCGATTCCCAGCACTTTGCAATGATTAGCCGCATGCAGAGCAGGAAGACATCAATGGATGTACTTCAAATGGAATCTAAACAGGTAGCTGAAACAAGAACAGTAATGAACATCTCCTCCAGCACCTTATGATTGTTGCATCTAGAGCTCCTCCTTGACCGTAATCTCTTCCTCCAAAACTACTCCTGCACAaccaaaatgaaaataatattgcAACCTCCTGACCTGGGACAGAATCAAAGAAATCCAAGAAACTTCAGCAATATTAGGATTTAGCATGTTACCTTGAGGAGAACCTGCTTCTTCCTGAGCTTGTCCTTCTTCCCTTGTTCCCTCGAGAAACAGGGTACTCTTGAATTGAATTCTTGATCCAATGCCAGAGCAAGAACAGTAAGGAGAGAGGACTAAGGGCTGTGAGAGAAGAATCTCCAACAATCCAAATCCTAATGATTGCAGCTCAAGACCTTTTGGTCCTGATCTTTCTTGGATCTTGATGCCGAAAGTTGAGGTAGCAAGCAGTAATTACTAAAGTCCAAAAGCCCGGAGCTGAATGCAGCACCTTGGATGGGAAAAGGGAGAGCAAGAATCCTATCTTAAACTCTAAAGCCCCATGCATAAGCTTTACTCCACGCAAGGTTGGCGCAAGCTACACACCACCACAAAGCAGTAAAGCACTACACAACACCACTGGAAAGTCTCAATAAAAGGATCTTTCCAAGATCACCACACTCAAAACACAATGGAAACAATtcagaggaagaggaggaagatgtcCATTAATGCTTTTGGGCTCCAACtccaagagagagaaagagagagagagagagaggcagaTCATGTGGCACAATGGCAGTAGAATACTAGCAATTGCATCTGCATGGCAACTCCAGGTAAGAAGACAGTTAGGTGGGAGATTGGCTTTAGAAAATCCAAGCGATGCACCCCACCACTCGATAGAAAAACGAAGGGAGAGCGCAAATGGAGgaagaggtggtggtggtggccggaTTGTCTGTGGCAGGGAGAGAAAATTTGCCAGCTTTTGGTTAGAAATTCTCTGCCACTGCATTTGCTGTGCTGTCTGCTGGATTTGAGTGGTACACTGGTAGTGGTAGTTCTGTTTTTAATGGAGGTGTTCTTGCTTATCTTAGCTTTGGTTGTTGAAAGCAGCGACAGTGGCAACGGATTTGCAGGAGTTTGGCTAAGGAAGATGGTACCACTAACTTTCTGATGTGTTGGAGCAGATTTGTGTGATGACTTTGTTTTAGGTTTTAAAAAAGGTTGGTTTTGAAGGCTTCGGCGCTTCTTTCACTTCGAAGGATTTTTAAAGGAAGTTTGGATAAATTGAATTGTTTCTTTTGAAATTTCTGTGTTCCGAAGAAGGTTTCAAAAGGGTATGTTTTGTAATTGGAATACTGGATACATACAGAACATAATATGTTGGTATGATATTTGAAAATGTAGGAGTGATCACCAAtgaaatgctaataaataacaTGATTCAGAACTTGAAGTGATTTTGGCAGTAAAGAGTAAGATGGGTGTCAGTGCCAGTGTAGTGAGACTGAGAAGTATGCTgcgctattttttttactgcctCTACTATTTGACTTTATAATTTACACCATTTTTCacttcgcttatacttatatgtcaaaatgtggatatttaactttaaatttatagtttattttgaggttttttactgaagtttatttttcagcattgacttttaaatcgttaagaatacgtatataaaagttttatttataaattattggtCGTTTGTagatatgttgtttggcttttttttatgaaaaagtcaaacatttgacccCTAGTTCATACATTTGGTCCTGTATTTCCTTCATGATAGTTATTCTTAATTTATTCCCAccaagtgtattttttaccttttctgAGGACATGTATTCTGTACTTTTTAGTTAACTAATTTTTGTAAGCTGATGATTGTACAGTATTGGTCAAGAACGCTTATTGAAGTGCCATAGAAAATCCGGTATACTTTTAGGATAAAGTATCTTGCTTCGTGTACTCCGTTGATAAATGATAGGAGTAAATGGTCCCAGAATTTGACTGCAGAATACACTGCACAACTGCAAATAGATCcaaacttcagtaaaaaatgTAGGAGTGCTACCAATCAGATCAACATATCAAACTGAAGCCTTACACAAAAGTAAAGCATTTTTTTACACATAATATACATGCAAAACCCATCTGCAATGTGCAGAGTTCATCCTTCTTTCATGAACTGTATACTCATTtagtcatttgtttttttttaagataatacaTTTCTTGCATAGCAGTTAGCAAGAGGTCAAATGCACCGGATGTCATCCTGATAAGCTTTGGATGCAGTGCATCATACTAGTAGGAAGCACACTTGCTGCTGCATGACAATGGAATTGCAGAAGACACAAGAGAAGAGAATCTTCCTCCTCAAAGTTCTCCTTTTTCAAGAAAAGTTCCAATGATTCAGACGTCATCTTGTCCAGTCACTGTGGTTAGTTGGGGTAGGCACGTCGGTTTAGTGCgaaaactttttccaaaaatattttccaaaaatatcgtatcgaatctttggacagctaaatgaaacattaaatataataaatattaaaattaactatacagttatggagaaaatcgtgagacgaatcttttgagcctaattaggatgtgattagccataagtgctatagtaaccaacatgtgctaatgacggattaattagactcaaaagatttgtctcacggtttctaggcagaatctgaaatttgttttataattagactacgtttaatacttcaaatgtgtacttaaaaacttgatgtaatgtttttgcaaattttttttgcaaactaaacaaggcctaaatacAACTTCAATCAccttcatctctctctctcaaaataaaaaaaattcaccaaaGTGTCAAAAACACagtgtaacatttttttcagcttatctgcaatctaaaatcaatttaaagcTTTAGATAATGAATACATGGACGTTAATACATCCTTGGGTAACAGGATAAGAACTAAGTTTTGGTAGCAAGTCCTATCATAGACAGCACTCATTCATAGGATACTATGTTTGTATTCATAGCTCCTGCTAACATCcaaagtatttttcttttcttcatcaTGTACTCTTATCCTCCCCTGGCTCTTTTGACAGAGAACAACCTTTAGAACAAAacaccttttttatttaagaattTTATGTTTAACATTTTGCACCTCTGCCGTCCACGTTTAGCAGGTTAATTGCTCTGACTTGTACCTAACAATCTGATTGGTACTAATAACAAAGTCatagtaataaaatatgaagcaCGGTTTAGATTGCATCTCCTGTTGATGGGTTGGGTTTTGCAGGTTAGTGGATGccaactagaaaaaaaaatatgtgatccCTAATCTAAATCCTAATGGAGACAAGATTTCAACTAATCCAGATACACCAAACTATGCGTGAGCTAACTAACCCTATCTTAGTATCATCCCAACTGCATTGGATACCAAGTACGTGCATGCTCCTTTGGTACTTCCTGCGATTGGATAGGTCAAACAAGTGAATTGTGATTAGTAGATGAAATGGTATATGTAATCTACCATGCAACTAATTAATGCATccatacaaattatataagacaaaaatatttatttatttattctgaAAAGCTCCTCAATCCATTCTGCATTTAACAATTGGACTTGATTTTTCAGAGGAATCAAATGTACAAACATCATGGCTGCCTTTTTTAGCCTAGattatttcttggttttttatgTGCTTTTCGaactattaaaaaacatatattttttttaaaaaatatatatagaagtttaccAGGTTTTTTGTGTGCTTTTCGaactattaaaaaacatatatttttaaaaaaaaaatatatagaagtttaccatattatctttgttgaatagatttttattttatagtatttaattttattatttatactatttaaTACCATacaaatcagataatcttttatcttacATCAACCACAAAAGCAGAGCCCATGTGCTCCCTTGATGATGCTTTAGGCCCCGTTTGAGATAGATCATTGATTGGAATTACTGTCGTGGATCATATACTTcattatatatagagagagaaattaaatattttaagaaataaacttaacGAATAACTTAGAACATGTAGTCTAAGCAATAGGGTAGAAGAAAGGATTTTTAGGAAATGTATTAAAGTTGTGGAGTAAATAATTCATGGCAACAATCCGTTTGGTGTGAAGGATACTTGCATACGGTCAAAGCTTCTATGACCTTTTGGTTAATGGGTTTGGAAAATGATTTTCCACCCatcaaaagatatatttaaatCCCAACCATCCATTAATTCTTCCCACCTAAATCCATAGTAACCCTCTCATCCATTTAAATTTCtcaatctcatccttcatAACCCATTATCCACACATGTCCTATGTATCTTCTTGCACTGTTGGTACTTCCCGAGGAAACCACAGGTATCATCATtaatgaaagaaagaaaatagagaGATGATGTACCAAGTATTCTTTGTCATTGCTAGTACACTTGTTACCACTAGTAGTTCTTATGAAATACGGAGTAAATGTCAAAATGACATACTACTAGGTTGAAGAAATGGGAGTTGGAAGGAGACATGTCAAGGACAAGCTTTGCAACATGCATGAAGCCCCCATGTGGGTGACTGAACAAACACAGTGAAGCGtcttgcatgcatggctaCTGTTTGCTTGATCAGTCTGCAAGTCTGAACAGTTCACCTGTTTCTGAATATGTGTGCACAATGTCAGGGTTTGTGTATGTATGGCTCCAGGCTTAGAGTCAAAGCCAAACAAACTTGCATAATGATCTTCTCTACACTTTACACATGCTGTTGTGGGCTTGTGGTCCAGCAATTTGAAAACAATCTctgtttaaaatttgattagtTTTTCCATATGGAATCTGACTGGTCTTTCAGTAAAAACTAATCCACCACAAGTAATTGCACATTTTTTCAGTAGACTGAAGAATCCTTTTACTGACAGACAGAGGAAGCAAGGAATGGGGCAAACCAATGTGGTATATGCAATCCAGTCAAGTAATGCGTGTGAATTGGATAGATCTGTTCTTAATTTATCGTTGTCATGTATTCAGCATTTGTCCTTGGAATCCATGCCACTGGATCAGGGGTTTAGGATAACCCTGCATCATTAGGTCATGAGATCTGCAAATTCTTTTCAAAAGGCATTTGCC is part of the Oryza brachyantha chromosome 11, ObraRS2, whole genome shotgun sequence genome and encodes:
- the LOC102711384 gene encoding kinesin-like protein KIN-14O, whose protein sequence is MEKEAMEGHVIVPLENLSLELPNGGIMLNHEKDISALQVEISDLRSRQRHLDHRRQEALDKLIDLKGSIRVFCRVRPSISTNKFSTKSPVTVENEKIVVRSVGIKKEFSVDRVFDEESTQEDVFQEVKPILRSALDGHNVCILAYGQTGTGKTYTMEGTSGKLGIVPRAIKELFSHASQDSSATYCFFISMLEVYMGTVKDLLAPRQPLFRSSEFNTASIISILSTKSGAVEVEGLTDVAIQDLKKANQWYCRGRRARSTSWTNVNDVSSRSHCLTRITIKRSGGATEEVSKLWLVDLGGSERLLKTGASGLTMDEGKAINLSLSALGDVIAALRRKRSHVPYRNSKLTQILSDSLGDGSKVLMVVHISPSDDDIGETVCSLSFAKRARSIESSKELSEDIKKLKQKQIAELDKEIHDAEQELKDLNEHIRKAEISLEERKKLSSSACQALSDEKGSPRSTLVVLGHIDSAESPQATEKTKSRVSHGHGSVPHFMSSTVCSRQRHSSASHSATKPRLTKSVIRYPAELSGSQSFSYSSCKNAAKAKSVAFSSSMPKMKCLLVKSDQINMSTNSIDSTAASAPQRRESFSSRPGQRAPLHQHRRRMSSLT